The following coding sequences lie in one Kryptolebias marmoratus isolate JLee-2015 linkage group LG5, ASM164957v2, whole genome shotgun sequence genomic window:
- the LOC108250645 gene encoding galanin receptor type 1: MDQDQNQNQSFSPGTLPAKLLLGVGVDNFISLLVFGLVFLLGVLGNSMVITVLARSRPGRSRSTTNIFILNLSVADLSYLLFCVPFQSTIYMLPSWVLGAFICKFIHYFFTVSMLVSVFTLAAMSVDRYVAIVHARKASWIRVGRHALLGVLLIWVASVAMAAPVAHYQSIVERADNSTFCWEVWPDQQRKVYVACTFVFGYLLPLGLISVCYARVLNHLHKKLKNVSKKSEVSKKKTAQTVLVVVVVFCLSWLPHHIVHLWVEFGSFPLNQASFVFRMVAHCLAYSNSSVNPVIYAFLSQNFRSSYRQVFWCRAPSQ; encoded by the exons atggaccaggaccagaaccagaaccagagcttCAGTCCGGGGACGCTGCCAGCCAAGCTCCTCCTCGGGGTGGGGGTGGACAACTTCATCTCCCTGCTGGTGTTCGGGCTCGTCTTCCTGCTGGGGGTTCTGGGGAACTCCATGGTGATCACGGTTCTGGCGCGCAGCAGACCGGGTCGGTCCAGGAGCACCACGAACATCTTCATCCTGAACCTGAGCGTGGCGGACCTGTCCTACCTGCTCTTCTGCGTCCCCTTCCAGTCCACCATCTACATGCTGCCCAGCTGGGTGCTGGGCGCCTTCATCTGTAAGTTCATCCACTACTTCTTCACCGTCTCCATGCTGGTCAGCGTCTTCACGCTGGCCGCCATGTCCGTGGACCGCTACGTGGCCATCGTCCACGCGCGGAAAGCCTCGTGGATCCGGGTGGGGAGGCACGCGCTGCTCGGAGTGCTCCTGATCTGGGTCGCGTCCGTGGCGATGGCCGCGCCCGTGGCGCACTACCAGAGCATCGTGGAGCGCGCGGACAACAGCACGTTCTGCTGGGAGGTCTGGCCGGACCAGCAGCGGAAGGTCTACGTGGCGTGCACGTTCGTGTTCGGGTACCTGCTGCCCCTCGGCCTCATCTCCGTGTGCTACGCCAGG gTTCTGAACCATCTGCACAAGAAGCTGAAGAACGTCTCCAAGAAGTCCGAGGTGTCCAAGAAGAAG ACCGCTCAGACCGtcctggtggtggtggtggtcttCTGCCTGTCATGGCTGCCCCACCACATCGTGCACCTGTGGGTGGAGTTCGGCTCCTTCCCCCTGAACCAGGCCTCCTTCGTCTTCAGGATGGTGGCCCACTGCCTGGCCTACAGCAACTCCTCCGTCAACCCCGTCATCTACGCCTTCCTGTCCCAGAACTTCAGGAGCTCCTACCGCCAGGTGTTCTGGTGCCGGGCGCCCAGCCAGTGA